The Triticum aestivum cultivar Chinese Spring chromosome 7B, IWGSC CS RefSeq v2.1, whole genome shotgun sequence genome window below encodes:
- the LOC123155455 gene encoding uncharacterized protein, with the protein MLIWSFCLMSWTGSRCGRSLGTTLNTQIRFLWPGLVEVNGSATKDLKRHEVEAAVVQIHLRTSRRSQLTESTHRPQIGQKAMMETGVQLNLSIYSCSGEGDDQTRGC; encoded by the exons ATGCTGATCTGGAGTTTCTGCTTGATGTCGTGGACAG GTTCCCGCTGTGGGAGGAGTTTGGGGACAACATTAAACACCCAGATCCGGTTCCTCTGGCCGGGTTTAGTTGAGGTCAACGGGTCGGCGACGAAGGACCTGAAAAGGCACGAGGTGGAGGCCGCCGTTGTCCAAATTCATCTCCGAACTAGTCGGCGCAGTCAACTGACAGAGTCAACCCACAGGCCCCAGATTGGACAAAAAG CGATGATGGAAACTGGAGTGCAGCTTAATTTGTCTATATATTCTTGCAGTGGAGAAG